From the Ursus arctos isolate Adak ecotype North America unplaced genomic scaffold, UrsArc2.0 scaffold_9, whole genome shotgun sequence genome, the window GTGTGAgctggtatctcatcatggttttgatttgtgtttccccgatgatgagtgatgttgagcatcttttcatgtgcctgttggccagctgtttgtctcctttggaaaaaatgtgtatttagatcctctgcccatttttttgaatggaattgtttgattttttgttactgagttgtgttaaggtctttatgtattttggatattaaccctttatcagatatatgatttgcaaatattttatcctattccgtatgttgccttttcattttgtcgatggtttcctttgctgtgcagatgctttttagtttgatgtagtctggtgtttatttttgcttttgtttcttttgtctttggagtcagatccaaaaaaaaaaaaaaaaaaatcactgtgacTGGTGTCAGGGAGTGTACTGCCTATGCTTTTTTCTAGGAGTtctgtggtttcaggtcttatattcaagtctttttaatccattttgaatttctttttatatatggtataatataatggtccagttttattcttttacatatagctgtccagtgttttcaacaccacttattgaagagactgttctttccctagtgcctattcttgtctcctttgttgtaaattaatttgaCCGTAcgagcatgggtttatttttggacagTCTATTTtgctccattgatctgtgtgtctgtttttacgcctatactgtacttttttgattactatagctttttaatatatatattactatattaaaagaaattagggagtgtctcattgttagtgtatacaAATACAACAGCATGGTGGTTTCATAGTGATGAGCTCCTTTAGCTCTTGATTGTCTGGGAAACTATCCGTCTTTCAGATCTAAATGCTACCCTTGTCATgtagagtattcttttttttttttttttttaatttttttttatttatttttttttattaataatgattttttattatattatgtagagtattcttggctggaaGCTTTTACCTTTCGGTACTTTGAATATGCCATGCTACCCCCTTCTGGTTTGCAAGTTTTTGCTGAGAAATCTGTcaatagccttatggggtttttCTTGTATATAacaatttgtttctcttttactgcttttaagtttctctctttaacttttgacattttaattatactgTCTTAGTGTGGCTTTCTCTGAGTTAATATTATTTGGAAATCTCTGGGCTTCTTGGATCTAGatatctctctctttccctaggTTGGAGAaattttcaaccattatttcttcaaataaaatttctgcccTTTTTCTCTCCATGTTCTTGGGGCCCTTATCATGTAAATGTTATCCTAGAGGTGTCCCTTAAGTTATCTATGTTTTgcaaagtttcccttttcttttcgcTGCTCTGTCTGGATGAGTTCCATTGCTTTATCTTTCAGTTCACTGGTCCATTCTTCTACCTCATccagtctgctgttgaacccccCTAGTGTGTTTTTCAGTGTAGTTATTATATTCTTAAGCTCAGTTTGGTACTTATGTGACTTCAGTTTGGTACTTAggtttcttatctttttgttgaAGTTCTCGTTACATTTAGCTATTCTTCTTTTGagtttggtgagcatctttttgACCATTTCTTTGATTCCTCATTAGGTGGATTACCTATCTTTATATCACTGAGGTCTTTTTCTGGAACATATTTCTGTGTTCTACTTTTTCTTGACTCTCTGGTTCCTCTATATTAGGTGAAGCAGCTGCCTCTCTCATTGCTGAAGGAATGGCCTTGTTCAGGTGATGATACTTCTTGTTCAACCTTGTCCtagctcttttttatttctcaaacctttgtgattgtctaaaCTACCTGATTCATTCTTGAAATGCCTCCATTGTTGAGGGTGTACCAAGATCTGTCAGTGACCCAAGGGGAGGAATTTCATTAGCACTAatttcaggctgattggaagccagaccctcaggcagcGCCTTTTAAAGTACGTAAATCTCTATAGACCAGTGGAGCTGCAATTATAATCACTCTGGCCTCCAAACCAGGAGGTCTAGAGGTGTACCGCAGGTGACAGTTGCAAGAATCAGCGCTTTAGATGAGTGTATAAGCTCCTTTTTGGGAAATCTTTTTGAGCTGTATCAATGTGAAGGAGGTATAAAAGGACGATATCTTCCTGCTTATATTTCCTGAGAGTGCCTCCTTAGCCTGTAGTTGTAAGACAAACCTGATGCTTGTCCCTCAGGCTAGAGTACCAGGTGAAATAAACAGGCTTTTTTTCACAGGAGGTCTGGGGTTGTGTTTCAGTTTATTGTCTGTGCAGTGCCCTAGGGGTGGTAGTCTGCCAAGAACTGTATTTCTGATTGTTACATTTTTGTAGAGCTCTGGTATGCTATCCTTCTTGGCCACAAAGACTAGGTGATCAAGGAGAATTCCTTGTTCTGATTGTTTGTGCCTGCTGGTTTTAGCCAGGCAGAGTGTAGGGGATGGGGCATGCTCACTGGTTTCAGAAAGGCAGTGGGAAAATGTCCTGACTCCATGTGTCCGTGGGCCTCAGCAGTACAGCAGGAGAGTGCCctgcctgtgtgtgcatgcagCCTTTAGGCTGGAAGGAGGAAAATGCTGGACTGCTCGTGCTTGCCAGCTGCAGTCGGGGGCAGGGGAGTGCTGCAATCGCCCATGCTCACAGACTTTAGCTAGGTACCAGGAGAACTCCATTCGTGATTTCCTGCcgcagagagagaacaggggagcGCTACAATCACTTGTGCCCTCTGGCCTCAGTAAGGGCCATGGGAGTTTGCTGTCTCCAAGCTTGCTCACCTATGCTAGCAGTTCTGTGCAGAGTACAACAACAGCATCGACCAGTGCCTCCATTACTGCGGAGTTTCTCAACTGGCCCCTGCCCTTCCAGCTGATGACCCCAGATTAGCAAATGCATTTCCCTCACATATAGTCcaggtactttttattttttatttatttaattttaaaatttaaaaaaaatttaatttaatttttttatttttttattattatgatatgttagtgaccgtacagtacctcattagtttttgatgtagtgttccatgattcattgtttgtgtataacacccagtgctccgtgtaATATGTGCCCTTTTTAAACTGCTGATTTTTCACTGGGTCTTGGGGTAAGCAAGACCATGTATGAGCCTTCTAAGAGGGGAATCTCAGTTTCCTATAGCACTTAGGGACCCACACCTAATGTCAGCCCTGGTTGGTTTTACAAACCAGACATTCTGGGGATTCATCACATCCTTGTGCAAATCCCAGGGGCCAGGGTGCCTGCTGTAGGGTACCAACCCTTTGGTCTTCTGGGACAAGTGCCTATCTGCTGAGATCCATCCCTATTGTGTATCCCTCTACCAGGGTGGAGTTTTTGCAAGACCatgtctctgcctcttctccccattGCAATATGatccttttatcctttgttgtaTAGAGCATTTCATCTAGTTTTCAGTTTTTAGATCTTTTTCAGTGATCCATGTGTggctgtagatttggtgtgttTGTGGGAGGAGAGTGAGTTTAGGATCTCCCTGTATTGTATCATTCCTTTCTTGTATCCTCACTTTCTTAAATATTGTCATTATTTGAAAACTGTTGACTCAGAGGATTATACTGTCTGTAGAAGGTAGGATTCGTATAATAATTGTTATATGCATGCTTAAGTGGCCAGTGAAATAGTTTatgagaattatttaaaatattggtgTTCTTATTTTATAAGAGTTAGCTGAGTATGTGTGTTTAGAACCAATAGTTATCATCTTCAAGTATAATAGAGGGAAAAAGCAGTGGTTGTATCCAATTATCCCAAGTGGAAGAACTGAAAATTATagtttaaattggattatttatgtatttgtttgtttttgctggcCCCGCCATTTATCCACTCTTCATAGATGAATTGGGTAAGACTCCTAGTGTCTGTAACAATATAGTGCCATAGCTAATTTGGAGAATACAGATAGCTCATTAGTCCAAATAATTCAAATATCCCCTAATCCTTATCTCTTTTGCCCCAAAATTCAGATTGTCTAAAATCtctgaataaatacatttcttcttAAGTAGTCGATTACGTGTTTATGAACCAGAATCCTAAGcagatttatttagttttctaCTTCCTTAACTTTGTCAATAAACTGCTCTTCTAAAGTCTATTAAAATACAAGTTCTAAGACaggtttaaaaaatggaaaatcaaaggattctatgaaaaaaattttttctggaaataattcttatttgctttttatcagtagtattttttttcagtCATGAGTCCATTATGTTTAATATCTTTGAGTTGATATAACGAAAACTCAGTTGTTTCAGATCACACTTAACGTTAGTTGAACAGTGGTTCAGTAGATTCTTCAAAGAACCCCACTTGGCAGATATATAACTCAATTGAAGTATATTATTGATCACaatattgccttttcttttcaatttataatTTGCATTAAACTTTGGGCACTGGTTTCTTTAGTAATTAATAAAAAGCTTACCAAGAAgtaactaaatttaaataaaataaaaattttaaaaaagtaactgtaTTTGTCTAATATCCATCCAAAAACTGTATTTGTCTAATATTTATGTGTTGAAACAAAAACCATAACctaaatttcttctttatgttCCTTCTTAAGCATTTATGACACATTTCTCTGTTTACCACCTCTAAAACCTCATGCATTTCCACTTTTCCCTGCTTCATCCGTACCTCCAAAAACAGTTCCCTTCAAAGAACGTCCTGAGAGGAACAACGAACCACTGATGTTGAGTTGGACATCTGTCAAGAGCCCAACAATCACGCAGACCCCATGGCTCTCATggcaggaggccagggcagcTTCCTGTTGTAAAGCAATGTAAGACAATGCAAGGGTTAAAAGTTGTACTTAAGAGTTGGACCTAATCTCAGATTAACTGCTAAATGGTCTGTGATCTTTTCTGATGCTCCCTGACCTCATTTGAAACAACATTTATAAGGATTTGCTGAAACATAAATAAGAAATTGCATGCTGCCTAGTATAATACCTGGCACTTTTGGACTcagtaaatggaaattaaaaaatgaaaatactacacACACCCATGGTGGTAACAACAagaacaataattttttattgttcaagtaataattttttatgagaGCCATTACTGACATGGGTGGTttgttagaatttttcttttaggCATCAAGAGGAGTACAACTGGATAGTTTATCACATCTTGTATTAACCAAGTGATAAACAGATATGTTCCCATTAGTTATTTTCAAAGGCTGTTTCTCAGAGCAAGACTATCTGTGGGAAAGGCTGTGAGAAAGGTTTGGTTATACCTTTGTACAcacatgggggagggagggatttcATGTGTGGTGAGGAATGAAAACATTTAGTAAGCTGAGGAAAACACTGAGGTTGAAAGAGACAGTTACTGGGTTTTCAGACAGCTAACTAGAAGATAGAGCCATgtaatccaatagtacattattTCTACAAATCCCCAAAGAAGGCAAGTCTCACATTGTGAAATAACTCCCTCTCCATTTATATTCTCTTATGTAAACCACATTCAGCTAAAAAAACAACCACTGCTTGCTTCGTTTTTAAAATGAAtccatttaggggcgcctgggtggctcagtcgttaagcatctgccttcggctcagggcgtgatcccagagtcctgggattgagcccctcatcaggctccccgctctgctgggagcctgcttcttcctctcccactccccctgcttgtgttccctctcttgctggctgtctctctctctgttaaataaatgaataaaatctttcaaaacaataaaataaaatctaaacttatGACTGACTGAAGGATTGGTTATTTTCCCTCTGGAAAAATCACATACCACAGTTTCCGGATTTCCGATGACCTCAAAGCAAAATTCCACACCAGCACCTGTCAGATCAAATAAAACTTCTTGGATGGGTTTCTTTAAGTCCTGTGGGTTGATGCACTCAGTGGCACCCAGTTTCTTTGCCTTCTCAAATTTATCTTTGTTGATGTCCACCCCAATGATCCTGGCTGCTCCTGCTGCTTTACAGCCCATGATCACAGACAGGCCAACTCCTCCAAGGCCAAACACGGCACAGGTGGAGCCCGGGGTGACCTGAGCACGTgaaggcagaaaacaaaagcaaagggaaCATGTGCATTAACTCAATTGGAAAGACCCAAGTCTGTATATACTTTTTATGAGATATAAGCAAAGGACATTTTCAAATCAAACTCATTGTAACTAGAGAGTTTTAGTTTCTGAGGGTTTTTCTAGATGTGGAATACTTTTTGCTAGAGGAGCAAAAAACAACCTGTAAATAGACTTTTAAGTTCTGGGAATTAGCATGAGTAGAAGCAGTTTAATGAATTTTCATCGAATCTTAAGACTTATTTAACAGAGCATTTATTTGATTCCAGttatttttgagcttttaaaaaccATCCTCATCTTCCTGCagcccttcctttttcttttcctttggaaaactTTGCATCACTTACAATGTCAATGCCTTATGAAGGCAAAGTCCTATTTTTTATTGGGTCCAAAATGAGACTAGTTCAAATCGAACCCCTTCTGTCCTATTTCTCTATATAGGATTGGGACTAACAGACTTTGGGAGAAAACAAAGTACTGAAATTAAACAACCATTTAAAGAAGGTAGCTGGGAAGGTTTGGGGGTTGTCTCAGAAACAGTAGTTTAATAGTAACCCACTCAATCAGAGTGGGATTGCCTGACCAGTTGGTCTAATACAGCAGCATCTCTTCCATCACCTGGTCCTTGtactatccttttattttatgagcaCTTGATTACCACCTGATACATCATACAACAGAATAGCAGCTCGATGAGTTTTGTTAGCAGCTGCGTGTCAGCACCTGGAGCAGTGAATGGCTCCgtaaatgttgaattaaaaaagaaaaaaagaatgaactggaaTGTGGGAGAACACAGTAATTTTGCAACTGTGTTATGTTTTAACTCCCAGGAATTCCTGGTATCTCCACTTGTGACTGGCGTCCAGACTTAGTTTTCTACTTACTACTACcgaaaggaaatgggaaagataTTGAAGGGGGCCATGGGATGACTAGACAGTAAAGAACTCAGGGCTGCTTAGAGGTGGGTTTGTGATTTTTCCTCAGGTCGTATGATCAGACGTGCCCAGATGCATGAAGCTCTTCGTCTCCATCGACCAAGAATTCTGTTCATACTGGTGTACGTGCTCCTCACCTTGGCGGTGTTGATTGCAGCACCGTACCCGGTGGAAAAACCACAGCTAACTAGGCATACTTTCTCCAGAGGCGCAGCTGCATCAATCTTGGCAACCGAGATTTCTTTTATCACTGTGTATTCAGAGAAGGTGCTTGTATTTGCAAAGTGATACACTGGTTTTCCCTTGCAGGTAAACCTACTGGTACCACCAGACATCAGGCCGGATTTTGACTGTCTgttatagacaaaaaaaaaaaaaaaaaaaaaaccccaaatttttTATCTTGAATTAGAAAACTTAGATTTCTtctaaggaaattgaatttttcgaaaagaaaatattaataaaaacttaCTTCCTTTCTGTACAAAGATAGTCCACAGGATTAAGGCAAGAGGCACATTCTCCGCACTGTGGTAGAAAGAGCGTGATAACTTTATCTCCTAAAGAGCAAGAGCATTTATTaggttattatttttcaaagtaaagagATAGCTGGCTTTCAGGACTTCAACAAGACACCCCAAAAATATGATAATTGAGAATTAGTTCCATGTTTAATGGTGCTTGATTTTGTGGAAAATATCAAATACTTATGAAAAGAAGGGATGTCTTTAGTATCTGTGTCTAGCCCTGGGCTCAGCAACTGTATCTCAAGGAACTTGCCTTCCTGTAAATTCCTCTTGAAACCAAATGATTTTGTTATATAGCCATTGAGCCaagtcttattttatattttctatacaaCTTCTGCCGTGAGGGATTGGATGTAAAATAGTATGAATACCACATGCTCACAGAATAAGCTTCTTTATCAGGGAGCAAAGAGTGTCTGTTTGCTCTCCTCTGTGTTTTATATTAGTCTGTCCTTGGCGATGAGACCAAAGGTAGGCAGGTTTCTCTTGTAATGTGTGAAGCATAAGAAAAAGATTAGAATAACTTGCTTGTGATGGACTTACTGACTGTCCCATTCTCTATTATCGTAGAGaaatttgtttcatgtttttaatcCCTTGTAGGATTTGGgctttttaagtttacttttagTTTTTCAAAAGTACACATACATATGGTAAAACATTTAAACTACACAAAAGTGAAAAGTGGCACCGTAGTCTCTAGTTCCCTTTTCTCAATCTAGAGACAGTTATTCTTATCAGTATCAGTGGTATCTTTCAGAGATATAAcccatttcaaaatataaaggcTGACATACCGTTTACCCTGTTTGTAGCACTCACTTTTTTAGTTAACAATAGATCGTGgagatttctcattttaatgatttttgtttaatagttacatagtattctgttgtatacacatatcataatttatttaaccagtccttTGAAcactgatagacatttgggttgtttcctgttGTTttgtctgcccccaccccctgtcaTGAAAAATAACAATGCAATGAATATTTTGTGCACACGTGagctgtggtaggcagaatttaaaaaatgcgCCCCCCCAAGTGTCCCATTCTAATCCCCAGAAACTGAATGTGTTATCATACCAGTGAATATATTACATGGAAAAGGGGGCTTTGCAGATGTAGTTAAGTTTGTTGAGCATTTGACATggaaatagggagattatcctggattatttagGTGGACCCAAAGAAATCACTTGAGCCCTTGAAAGAAGAcaagaggagaaagcagaagaagaCAAAGTGATTGCAAGCAGCAGAAGGATTTGATATGCCAGGGCTGCCTTGAGACTGAAAGTGGGCAAAAGGGCCACATGAGAAGGAATGTGAGCAGCTTCAAGGAGCTGACAGCTGGGCTGCTGAGGTTGAGGACCTCAGTTGTACAGCCTCAAGGAATTGGATACTGGCAACAACTTGAATGAGTTTAGAAGTGGATTTTTCTCCAGAATCTCCAGATGAGAACCAAGCTgatcaacaccttgatttcagtcttGTGAAACCCTAAGCAGAGAACTCTGTCAACCACCCCCAAGACTTTGGACCCACAGAAACTGcgagataataaatttgttttgctttaagcTGCTACATTTg encodes:
- the ADH6 gene encoding alcohol dehydrogenase 6 isoform X2, encoding MSTTGKVIRCRAAILWKPGVPFSIEEVEVAPPKAKEVRIKIVATGLCGSEIKMLENKTSYLHYPVILGHEAAGIVESVGEGVSTVKTGDKVITLFLPQCGECASCLNPVDYLCTERKQSKSGLMSGGTSRFTCKGKPVYHFANTSTFSEYTVIKEISVAKIDAAAPLEKVCLVSCGFSTGYGAAINTAKVTPGSTCAVFGLGGVGLSVIMGCKAAGAARIIGVDINKDKFEKAKKLGATECINPQDLKKPIQEVLFDLTGAGVEFCFEVIGNPETVEAALASCHESHGVCVIVGLLTDVQLNISGSLFLSGRSLKGTVFGGWKSRESTSKLVSDYMAKKINLDPLITHTLNLDKINEAVELMKTGKCIRCILLP
- the ADH6 gene encoding alcohol dehydrogenase 6 isoform X1 → MSTTGKVIRCRAAILWKPGVPFSIEEVEVAPPKAKEVRIKIVATGLCGSEIKMLENKTSYLHYPVILGHEAAGIVESVGEGVSTVKTGDKVITLFLPQCGECASCLNPVDYLCTERKQSKSGLMSGGTSRFTCKGKPVYHFANTSTFSEYTVIKEISVAKIDAAAPLEKVCLVSCGFSTGYGAAINTAKVTPGSTCAVFGLGGVGLSVIMGCKAAGAARIIGVDINKDKFEKAKKLGATECINPQDLKKPIQEVLFDLTGAGVEFCFEVIGNPETVEAALASCHESHGVCVIVGLLTDVQLNISGSLFLSGRSLKGTVFGGWKSRESTSKLVSDYMAKKINLDPLITHTLNLDKINEAVELMKTGKWQVAHIIFMSECLGPRKRCVGAGGGSKQEEMAGI